The Primulina huaijiensis isolate GDHJ02 chromosome 12, ASM1229523v2, whole genome shotgun sequence genome has a window encoding:
- the LOC140989208 gene encoding uncharacterized protein isoform X4 — MDQDQQWLINCLNASLDPDHQVRTFAETSLQQASSQSGFGVALASVAANRKLSFGLRQLAAVLLKQYIKKHWDEDEEGFEHPVVSSDEKASIRGILLSLLDDPQKKICTAVSVAVSTIAQYDWPENWPDLAPFLLSLINDQSKLNAVHGAIRCLALISSDMDDKIVPKLIPVLFPCLLTIVSSPQIYDKCLRSKALSIVYNCTSVLGILSGVYKMETSALLLPMLQPWMEQFSSILKHPVPSEDPDDWSIRMEVLKCLNQFVQYFPAIADTHFTVIVGPLWHTFITSLGVYERSSVEGVEDSYDGRYDSDGAEKSLESFVIQLFEFLLTIVGSPKFVRVVMNNVKELVYHTIGFLQMTEQQVHTWSLDANQYVADEDDNTYSCRVSGALLLEEIITSCGMEGLNAVIDSLKRRISDSKQQKDSGTPGWWKLREATLFALGSVSEQLLQTEATGPAMQNMLEQIVIDDVATSVHVYPFLYARLFTSVAKFSSVMNQQVTEHFLCAAIKTVGMDVPPPVKVGACRALSELLPDSSGAILQPYALDLFSSLIDLLNNASDETMHLVLETLQAAVKAGHGILASIEPVISPIILNMWASHVSNPFISIDALEVLEAIKNATGCIHPLVSRVLPYIRPILSNPHQQPDGLVAASLDLVTMLVKNAPIDVVKAVNQVSFDPVVRIVLQSNDHSEMQNATQCLAAFVSGGKQDLLAWNGDPGFTMRSLLDVASRLLDPDLESSGSLFVGSYILQLILHLPSQMAHHIRDLVIALIRRMQSSQIAGLKSSLLLIFARLVHMSVPHVEQFIDLLVSIPAEGHQNSFGYVMFEWTRQQGEVQGAYQIKVTTTALALLLLTGHVELGNIKVQGHLTKSAAEITTRSKAKLVPDQWTLSPLPEKILALLADSLLEIHEQVDGDNEDSDWEEVQNGDKEHEDNIDNFQYSVGTASQGRPTYEYLDAMAKAFDVDQDDDYEDEYLSSADPLNEINLVNNLVEFFMKFSDRDKSYFELLFQSLTKDQQNAVLMVLRR, encoded by the exons ATGGATCAAGATCAGCAATGGCTGATCAACTGCTTGAACGCGTCGCTCGATCCCGACCATCAAGTTCGAACATTCGCGGAGACCTCACTTCAGCAAGCGTCTTCGCAGTCAG GCTTTGGTGTGGCCTTAGCTTCCGTTGCTGCAAATCGGAAACTCTCATTTGGATTGCGACAG TTAGCGGCAGTCCTGCTAAAGCAATATATAAAGAAACACTGGGATGAAGATGAGGAAGGCTTTGAGCATCCTGTTGTTTCCAGCGATGAAAAG GCATCCATACGTGGAATACTTCTTTCATTGTTAGATGATCCACAAAAGAAGATCTGTACTGCAGTTAGTGTGGCTGTATCAACAATTGCACAGTATGACTGGCCGGAAAATTGGCCAGATCTAGCTCCTTTCCTTCTTAGTTTGATTAATGACCAGAGTAAACTGAACGCTG TGCATGGGGCTATAAGATGCTTGGCACTTATTTCTTCGGATATGGATGATAAGATCGTTCCTAAACTTATACCAGTTTTATTCCCGTGCTTGCTCACTATTGTGTCATCTCCTCAG ATCTATGATAAATGTCTCAGGTCTAAAGCTCTTTCAATAGTGTACAATTGTACTTCAGTGCTCGGGATTTTGAGTGGTGTATATAAG ATGGAAACAAGCGCCTTGCTGTTACCAATGCTCCAGCCTTGGATGGAGCAATTTTCTTCAATCCTAAAGCACCCAGTGCCATCTGAAGATCCTGATGATTGGAGCATTCGGATGGAG GTTTTAAAGTGCCTGAATCAGTTTGTTCAATACTTTCCAGCCATAGCCGATACTCATTTTACAG TTATTGTAGGGCCATTGTGGCATACATTTATAACATCCTTGGGAGTCTATGAGCGATCTTCAGTTGAAGGTGTTGAAGATTCCTATGATGGAAGATATGATTCTGACGGTGCAGAAAAAAGTCTGGAGTCCTTTGTCATTCAG ttatttgaatttttattgacCATTGTTGGAAGCCCAAAATTTGTAAGG GTTGTTATGAACAATGTGAAAGAGTTGGTTTACCATACCATTGGTTTCCTACAAATGACAGAACAACAG GTTCATACCTGGTCTCTGGATGCTAATCAATATGTTGCTGATGAGGATGACAATACATATAGTTGTCGTGTGTCTG GTGCACTTCTATTGGAAGAGATTATTACTTCTTGTGGAATGGAGGGATTAAATGCTGTAATTGACTCTTTGAAAAGACGAATAAGTGATTCTAAACAGCAGAAAGATAGTGGTACTCCAGGATGGTGGAAA TTGCGGGAGGCTACTCTTTTTGCCTTGGGTTCTGTATCAGAGCAGTTGCTTCAAACAGAG GCTACTGGACCAGCGATGCAAAATATGCTGGAGCAAATTGTAATTGATGATGTGGCAACAA GTGTACATGTCTATCCTTTTCTTTATGCACGCTTGTTTACATCCGTTGCAAAGTTTTCTTCTGTG ATGAACCAACAAGTGACAGAGCATTTTTTGTGTGCTGCTATTAAGACAGTGGGCATGGATGT GCCCCCACCTGTGAAAGTTGGTGCATGTCGAGCGCTTTCTGAGCTCCTACCAGATTCTTCTGGAGCAATTCTTCAGCCTTATGCTCTCGATTTATTCTCGTCACTTATAGATCTTCTCAATAAT GCATCTGATGAGACCATGCACTTGGTTCTTGAAACCCTGCAGGCAGCTGTGAAGGCTG GTCATGGGATATTAGCTTCGATTGAACCAGTTATCTCTCCTATTATCCTTAATATGTGGGCTTCACATGTCTCAAACCCTTTCATAAGTATTGATGCTCTGGAGGTTCTGGAG GCGATAAAAAATGCAACCGGTTGCATTCATCCTCTGGTTTCTCGAGTTTTACCTTATATCAGACCAATTCTCAGCAAT CCACATCAACAACCTGATGGATTAGTTGCTGCATCGCTGGATCTTGTAACAATGTTAGTGAAG AATGCTCCTATTGATGTGGTAAAAGCAGTGAACCAAGTTTCTTTTGACCCTGTTGTTAGAATAGTCCTCCAGAGTAATGACCACAGTGAGATGCAG AATGCTACTCAGTGCTTAGCTGCCTTTGTGTCTGGTGGAAAACAAGATTTGCTTGCTTGGAATGGTGATCCTGGATTTACAATGAGGAGTTTACTTGATGTAGCTTCAAG GCTTCTAGATCCTGATTTGGAAAGCTCTGGATCACTTTTTGTTGGTAGTTACATTCTACAACTAATTTTACACCTGCCTTCACAAATGGCACATCATATTAGAGACCTCGTCATTGCTCTTATCAGACGCATGCAATCTTCTCAAATTGCGGGACTGAAAAGCTCATTGCTTCTAATTTTTGCTAGACTG GTTCACATGAGTGTACCTCATGTTGAACAATTTATTGATCTGCTGGTCTCAATCCCAGCTGAAGGTCATCAAAACTCCTTTGGATATGTAATGTTTGAATGGACTAGACAGCAAG GGGAAGTTCAGGGAGCCTACCAAATTAAAGTGACAACCACTGCTTTAGCGTTATTGTTATTGACTGGGCATGTTGAGTTGGGAAATATCAAAGTCCAAGGCCATCTTACCAag TCTGCCGCAGAGATAACCACCCGTTCCAAAGCAAAGCTAGTACCAGATCAATGGACACTATCACCACTTCCCGAGAAG ATTCTGGCTTTGTTGGCAGACTCTTTACTTGAAATTCACGAGCAAGTGGATGGTGATAATGAG GACAGTGATTGGGAAGAAGTTCAGAATGGAGACAAAGAACACGAAGACAACATTGACAATTTCCAATATTCGGTTGGCACTGCGTCACAAGGCAGACCTACATATGAATATCTTGATGCCATGGCCAAGGCCTTCGACGTG GACCAGGATGATGACTATGAAGATGAATATCTCAGCAGTGCAGATCCACTGAACGAG ATAAATTTGGTTAATAATCTCGTAGAGTTCTTCATGAAGTTCTCCGACCGCGACAAATCATATTTCGAACTACTTTTCCAG AGTTTAACCAAAGACCAACAAAATGCTGTTCTAATGGTTTTAAGACGGTGA
- the LOC140989208 gene encoding uncharacterized protein isoform X1: MADQLLERVARSRPSSSNIRGDLTSASVFAVRLWCGLSFRCCKSETLIWIATDILCSSCFNSGSFPCFSKINVYSVSAVCSSFLLYFGCVLNNLYLAAVLLKQYIKKHWDEDEEGFEHPVVSSDEKASIRGILLSLLDDPQKKICTAVSVAVSTIAQYDWPENWPDLAPFLLSLINDQSKLNAVHGAIRCLALISSDMDDKIVPKLIPVLFPCLLTIVSSPQIYDKCLRSKALSIVYNCTSVLGILSGVYKMETSALLLPMLQPWMEQFSSILKHPVPSEDPDDWSIRMEVLKCLNQFVQYFPAIADTHFTVIVGPLWHTFITSLGVYERSSVEGVEDSYDGRYDSDGAEKSLESFVIQLFEFLLTIVGSPKFVRVVMNNVKELVYHTIGFLQMTEQQVHTWSLDANQYVADEDDNTYSCRVSGALLLEEIITSCGMEGLNAVIDSLKRRISDSKQQKDSGTPGWWKLREATLFALGSVSEQLLQTEATGPAMQNMLEQIVIDDVATSVHVYPFLYARLFTSVAKFSSVMNQQVTEHFLCAAIKTVGMDVPPPVKVGACRALSELLPDSSGAILQPYALDLFSSLIDLLNNASDETMHLVLETLQAAVKAGHGILASIEPVISPIILNMWASHVSNPFISIDALEVLEAIKNATGCIHPLVSRVLPYIRPILSNPHQQPDGLVAASLDLVTMLVKNAPIDVVKAVNQVSFDPVVRIVLQSNDHSEMQNATQCLAAFVSGGKQDLLAWNGDPGFTMRSLLDVASRLLDPDLESSGSLFVGSYILQLILHLPSQMAHHIRDLVIALIRRMQSSQIAGLKSSLLLIFARLVHMSVPHVEQFIDLLVSIPAEGHQNSFGYVMFEWTRQQGEVQGAYQIKVTTTALALLLLTGHVELGNIKVQGHLTKSAAEITTRSKAKLVPDQWTLSPLPEKILALLADSLLEIHEQVDGDNEDSDWEEVQNGDKEHEDNIDNFQYSVGTASQGRPTYEYLDAMAKAFDVDQDDDYEDEYLSSADPLNEINLVNNLVEFFMKFSDRDKSYFELLFQSLTKDQQNAVLMVLRR, from the exons ATGGCTGATCAACTGCTTGAACGCGTCGCTCGATCCCGACCATCAAGTTCGAACATTCGCGGAGACCTCACTTCAGCAAGCGTCTTCGCAGTCAG GCTTTGGTGTGGCCTTAGCTTCCGTTGCTGCAAATCGGAAACTCTCATTTGGATTGCGACAGATATCCTGTGCTCCAGTTGTTTTAATAGCGGATCTTTTCCATGTTTTAGTAAAATAAATGTCTATTCAGTGAGTGCAGTTTGTTCTTCTTTCCTTTTGTATTTTGGTTGTGTGCTTAACAATCTTTACTTAGCGGCAGTCCTGCTAAAGCAATATATAAAGAAACACTGGGATGAAGATGAGGAAGGCTTTGAGCATCCTGTTGTTTCCAGCGATGAAAAG GCATCCATACGTGGAATACTTCTTTCATTGTTAGATGATCCACAAAAGAAGATCTGTACTGCAGTTAGTGTGGCTGTATCAACAATTGCACAGTATGACTGGCCGGAAAATTGGCCAGATCTAGCTCCTTTCCTTCTTAGTTTGATTAATGACCAGAGTAAACTGAACGCTG TGCATGGGGCTATAAGATGCTTGGCACTTATTTCTTCGGATATGGATGATAAGATCGTTCCTAAACTTATACCAGTTTTATTCCCGTGCTTGCTCACTATTGTGTCATCTCCTCAG ATCTATGATAAATGTCTCAGGTCTAAAGCTCTTTCAATAGTGTACAATTGTACTTCAGTGCTCGGGATTTTGAGTGGTGTATATAAG ATGGAAACAAGCGCCTTGCTGTTACCAATGCTCCAGCCTTGGATGGAGCAATTTTCTTCAATCCTAAAGCACCCAGTGCCATCTGAAGATCCTGATGATTGGAGCATTCGGATGGAG GTTTTAAAGTGCCTGAATCAGTTTGTTCAATACTTTCCAGCCATAGCCGATACTCATTTTACAG TTATTGTAGGGCCATTGTGGCATACATTTATAACATCCTTGGGAGTCTATGAGCGATCTTCAGTTGAAGGTGTTGAAGATTCCTATGATGGAAGATATGATTCTGACGGTGCAGAAAAAAGTCTGGAGTCCTTTGTCATTCAG ttatttgaatttttattgacCATTGTTGGAAGCCCAAAATTTGTAAGG GTTGTTATGAACAATGTGAAAGAGTTGGTTTACCATACCATTGGTTTCCTACAAATGACAGAACAACAG GTTCATACCTGGTCTCTGGATGCTAATCAATATGTTGCTGATGAGGATGACAATACATATAGTTGTCGTGTGTCTG GTGCACTTCTATTGGAAGAGATTATTACTTCTTGTGGAATGGAGGGATTAAATGCTGTAATTGACTCTTTGAAAAGACGAATAAGTGATTCTAAACAGCAGAAAGATAGTGGTACTCCAGGATGGTGGAAA TTGCGGGAGGCTACTCTTTTTGCCTTGGGTTCTGTATCAGAGCAGTTGCTTCAAACAGAG GCTACTGGACCAGCGATGCAAAATATGCTGGAGCAAATTGTAATTGATGATGTGGCAACAA GTGTACATGTCTATCCTTTTCTTTATGCACGCTTGTTTACATCCGTTGCAAAGTTTTCTTCTGTG ATGAACCAACAAGTGACAGAGCATTTTTTGTGTGCTGCTATTAAGACAGTGGGCATGGATGT GCCCCCACCTGTGAAAGTTGGTGCATGTCGAGCGCTTTCTGAGCTCCTACCAGATTCTTCTGGAGCAATTCTTCAGCCTTATGCTCTCGATTTATTCTCGTCACTTATAGATCTTCTCAATAAT GCATCTGATGAGACCATGCACTTGGTTCTTGAAACCCTGCAGGCAGCTGTGAAGGCTG GTCATGGGATATTAGCTTCGATTGAACCAGTTATCTCTCCTATTATCCTTAATATGTGGGCTTCACATGTCTCAAACCCTTTCATAAGTATTGATGCTCTGGAGGTTCTGGAG GCGATAAAAAATGCAACCGGTTGCATTCATCCTCTGGTTTCTCGAGTTTTACCTTATATCAGACCAATTCTCAGCAAT CCACATCAACAACCTGATGGATTAGTTGCTGCATCGCTGGATCTTGTAACAATGTTAGTGAAG AATGCTCCTATTGATGTGGTAAAAGCAGTGAACCAAGTTTCTTTTGACCCTGTTGTTAGAATAGTCCTCCAGAGTAATGACCACAGTGAGATGCAG AATGCTACTCAGTGCTTAGCTGCCTTTGTGTCTGGTGGAAAACAAGATTTGCTTGCTTGGAATGGTGATCCTGGATTTACAATGAGGAGTTTACTTGATGTAGCTTCAAG GCTTCTAGATCCTGATTTGGAAAGCTCTGGATCACTTTTTGTTGGTAGTTACATTCTACAACTAATTTTACACCTGCCTTCACAAATGGCACATCATATTAGAGACCTCGTCATTGCTCTTATCAGACGCATGCAATCTTCTCAAATTGCGGGACTGAAAAGCTCATTGCTTCTAATTTTTGCTAGACTG GTTCACATGAGTGTACCTCATGTTGAACAATTTATTGATCTGCTGGTCTCAATCCCAGCTGAAGGTCATCAAAACTCCTTTGGATATGTAATGTTTGAATGGACTAGACAGCAAG GGGAAGTTCAGGGAGCCTACCAAATTAAAGTGACAACCACTGCTTTAGCGTTATTGTTATTGACTGGGCATGTTGAGTTGGGAAATATCAAAGTCCAAGGCCATCTTACCAag TCTGCCGCAGAGATAACCACCCGTTCCAAAGCAAAGCTAGTACCAGATCAATGGACACTATCACCACTTCCCGAGAAG ATTCTGGCTTTGTTGGCAGACTCTTTACTTGAAATTCACGAGCAAGTGGATGGTGATAATGAG GACAGTGATTGGGAAGAAGTTCAGAATGGAGACAAAGAACACGAAGACAACATTGACAATTTCCAATATTCGGTTGGCACTGCGTCACAAGGCAGACCTACATATGAATATCTTGATGCCATGGCCAAGGCCTTCGACGTG GACCAGGATGATGACTATGAAGATGAATATCTCAGCAGTGCAGATCCACTGAACGAG ATAAATTTGGTTAATAATCTCGTAGAGTTCTTCATGAAGTTCTCCGACCGCGACAAATCATATTTCGAACTACTTTTCCAG AGTTTAACCAAAGACCAACAAAATGCTGTTCTAATGGTTTTAAGACGGTGA
- the LOC140989208 gene encoding uncharacterized protein isoform X2 — MHVSSWIKSTHFSRNGNALASIRGILLSLLDDPQKKICTAVSVAVSTIAQYDWPENWPDLAPFLLSLINDQSKLNAVHGAIRCLALISSDMDDKIVPKLIPVLFPCLLTIVSSPQIYDKCLRSKALSIVYNCTSVLGILSGVYKMETSALLLPMLQPWMEQFSSILKHPVPSEDPDDWSIRMEVLKCLNQFVQYFPAIADTHFTVIVGPLWHTFITSLGVYERSSVEGVEDSYDGRYDSDGAEKSLESFVIQLFEFLLTIVGSPKFVRVVMNNVKELVYHTIGFLQMTEQQVHTWSLDANQYVADEDDNTYSCRVSGALLLEEIITSCGMEGLNAVIDSLKRRISDSKQQKDSGTPGWWKLREATLFALGSVSEQLLQTEATGPAMQNMLEQIVIDDVATSVHVYPFLYARLFTSVAKFSSVMNQQVTEHFLCAAIKTVGMDVPPPVKVGACRALSELLPDSSGAILQPYALDLFSSLIDLLNNASDETMHLVLETLQAAVKAGHGILASIEPVISPIILNMWASHVSNPFISIDALEVLEAIKNATGCIHPLVSRVLPYIRPILSNPHQQPDGLVAASLDLVTMLVKNAPIDVVKAVNQVSFDPVVRIVLQSNDHSEMQNATQCLAAFVSGGKQDLLAWNGDPGFTMRSLLDVASRLLDPDLESSGSLFVGSYILQLILHLPSQMAHHIRDLVIALIRRMQSSQIAGLKSSLLLIFARLVHMSVPHVEQFIDLLVSIPAEGHQNSFGYVMFEWTRQQGEVQGAYQIKVTTTALALLLLTGHVELGNIKVQGHLTKSAAEITTRSKAKLVPDQWTLSPLPEKILALLADSLLEIHEQVDGDNEDSDWEEVQNGDKEHEDNIDNFQYSVGTASQGRPTYEYLDAMAKAFDVDQDDDYEDEYLSSADPLNEINLVNNLVEFFMKFSDRDKSYFELLFQSLTKDQQNAVLMVLRR, encoded by the exons ATGCATGTCTCCTCATGGATCAAATCTACGCATTTCAGTAGAAATGGGAATGCCTTG GCATCCATACGTGGAATACTTCTTTCATTGTTAGATGATCCACAAAAGAAGATCTGTACTGCAGTTAGTGTGGCTGTATCAACAATTGCACAGTATGACTGGCCGGAAAATTGGCCAGATCTAGCTCCTTTCCTTCTTAGTTTGATTAATGACCAGAGTAAACTGAACGCTG TGCATGGGGCTATAAGATGCTTGGCACTTATTTCTTCGGATATGGATGATAAGATCGTTCCTAAACTTATACCAGTTTTATTCCCGTGCTTGCTCACTATTGTGTCATCTCCTCAG ATCTATGATAAATGTCTCAGGTCTAAAGCTCTTTCAATAGTGTACAATTGTACTTCAGTGCTCGGGATTTTGAGTGGTGTATATAAG ATGGAAACAAGCGCCTTGCTGTTACCAATGCTCCAGCCTTGGATGGAGCAATTTTCTTCAATCCTAAAGCACCCAGTGCCATCTGAAGATCCTGATGATTGGAGCATTCGGATGGAG GTTTTAAAGTGCCTGAATCAGTTTGTTCAATACTTTCCAGCCATAGCCGATACTCATTTTACAG TTATTGTAGGGCCATTGTGGCATACATTTATAACATCCTTGGGAGTCTATGAGCGATCTTCAGTTGAAGGTGTTGAAGATTCCTATGATGGAAGATATGATTCTGACGGTGCAGAAAAAAGTCTGGAGTCCTTTGTCATTCAG ttatttgaatttttattgacCATTGTTGGAAGCCCAAAATTTGTAAGG GTTGTTATGAACAATGTGAAAGAGTTGGTTTACCATACCATTGGTTTCCTACAAATGACAGAACAACAG GTTCATACCTGGTCTCTGGATGCTAATCAATATGTTGCTGATGAGGATGACAATACATATAGTTGTCGTGTGTCTG GTGCACTTCTATTGGAAGAGATTATTACTTCTTGTGGAATGGAGGGATTAAATGCTGTAATTGACTCTTTGAAAAGACGAATAAGTGATTCTAAACAGCAGAAAGATAGTGGTACTCCAGGATGGTGGAAA TTGCGGGAGGCTACTCTTTTTGCCTTGGGTTCTGTATCAGAGCAGTTGCTTCAAACAGAG GCTACTGGACCAGCGATGCAAAATATGCTGGAGCAAATTGTAATTGATGATGTGGCAACAA GTGTACATGTCTATCCTTTTCTTTATGCACGCTTGTTTACATCCGTTGCAAAGTTTTCTTCTGTG ATGAACCAACAAGTGACAGAGCATTTTTTGTGTGCTGCTATTAAGACAGTGGGCATGGATGT GCCCCCACCTGTGAAAGTTGGTGCATGTCGAGCGCTTTCTGAGCTCCTACCAGATTCTTCTGGAGCAATTCTTCAGCCTTATGCTCTCGATTTATTCTCGTCACTTATAGATCTTCTCAATAAT GCATCTGATGAGACCATGCACTTGGTTCTTGAAACCCTGCAGGCAGCTGTGAAGGCTG GTCATGGGATATTAGCTTCGATTGAACCAGTTATCTCTCCTATTATCCTTAATATGTGGGCTTCACATGTCTCAAACCCTTTCATAAGTATTGATGCTCTGGAGGTTCTGGAG GCGATAAAAAATGCAACCGGTTGCATTCATCCTCTGGTTTCTCGAGTTTTACCTTATATCAGACCAATTCTCAGCAAT CCACATCAACAACCTGATGGATTAGTTGCTGCATCGCTGGATCTTGTAACAATGTTAGTGAAG AATGCTCCTATTGATGTGGTAAAAGCAGTGAACCAAGTTTCTTTTGACCCTGTTGTTAGAATAGTCCTCCAGAGTAATGACCACAGTGAGATGCAG AATGCTACTCAGTGCTTAGCTGCCTTTGTGTCTGGTGGAAAACAAGATTTGCTTGCTTGGAATGGTGATCCTGGATTTACAATGAGGAGTTTACTTGATGTAGCTTCAAG GCTTCTAGATCCTGATTTGGAAAGCTCTGGATCACTTTTTGTTGGTAGTTACATTCTACAACTAATTTTACACCTGCCTTCACAAATGGCACATCATATTAGAGACCTCGTCATTGCTCTTATCAGACGCATGCAATCTTCTCAAATTGCGGGACTGAAAAGCTCATTGCTTCTAATTTTTGCTAGACTG GTTCACATGAGTGTACCTCATGTTGAACAATTTATTGATCTGCTGGTCTCAATCCCAGCTGAAGGTCATCAAAACTCCTTTGGATATGTAATGTTTGAATGGACTAGACAGCAAG GGGAAGTTCAGGGAGCCTACCAAATTAAAGTGACAACCACTGCTTTAGCGTTATTGTTATTGACTGGGCATGTTGAGTTGGGAAATATCAAAGTCCAAGGCCATCTTACCAag TCTGCCGCAGAGATAACCACCCGTTCCAAAGCAAAGCTAGTACCAGATCAATGGACACTATCACCACTTCCCGAGAAG ATTCTGGCTTTGTTGGCAGACTCTTTACTTGAAATTCACGAGCAAGTGGATGGTGATAATGAG GACAGTGATTGGGAAGAAGTTCAGAATGGAGACAAAGAACACGAAGACAACATTGACAATTTCCAATATTCGGTTGGCACTGCGTCACAAGGCAGACCTACATATGAATATCTTGATGCCATGGCCAAGGCCTTCGACGTG GACCAGGATGATGACTATGAAGATGAATATCTCAGCAGTGCAGATCCACTGAACGAG ATAAATTTGGTTAATAATCTCGTAGAGTTCTTCATGAAGTTCTCCGACCGCGACAAATCATATTTCGAACTACTTTTCCAG AGTTTAACCAAAGACCAACAAAATGCTGTTCTAATGGTTTTAAGACGGTGA